Proteins encoded within one genomic window of Humulus lupulus chromosome 1, drHumLupu1.1, whole genome shotgun sequence:
- the LOC133810396 gene encoding uncharacterized protein LOC133810396 encodes MAIDTVESPSPSPSSPSISHFSPQRHFYVAVDRHHYKMVTLLELLGMAAGSRPGLPIVVSCSSRDELDAVCSAVSSLSFISLASLYSDLAEAERASVLEKFRQATVRWNQNASAEAGEDTDSGKDEQKSYMIVVTDACLPLLSSGESPIAAHVLINYELPTKKETYMRRMTTCLATDGIVISMVVGGEVVTLKSIEDSSNLLIAEMPINIYEIL; translated from the exons ATGGCCATAGATACAGTTGAATCTCcctctccttctccttcttctccATCAATTTCCCATTTCAG TCCACAGCGCCACTTCTATGTCGCCGTTGACAGGCACCACTACAAGATG GTGACGTTGCTGGAATTGCTGGGAATGGCGGCGGGGAGCCGTCCGGGCCTTCCAATAGTGGTCAGCTGTAGCTCACGTGACGAGCTCGACGCCGTTTGCTCCGCCGTTTCCAGCCTTTCTTTTATCTCATTGGCCTCTTTA TACAGTGACCTGGCGGAAGCAGAACGTGCTTCAGTTCTAGAGAAATTTAGGCAAGCAACAGTGAGATGGAACCAAAATGCTAGTGCTGAAGCAGGAGAGGACACTGATAGTGGGAAAGATGAGCAAAAGTCTTATATGATTGTTGTAACAGATGCATGTCTTCCACTTCTTTCTTCTGGAGAGTCACCTATTGCTGCTCATGTTTTAATAAATTACGAGTTACCAACTAAGAAG GAGACATACATGAGACGCATGACAACTTGTTTGGCAACAG ATGGGATCGTAATCAGTATGGTAGTTGGTGGTGAAGTAGTAACTCTCAAAAGCATTGAAGATAGCAGCAACCTACTTATAGCTGAGATGCCCATAAAT ATCTATGAGATACTCTGA